A window of the Miscanthus floridulus cultivar M001 chromosome 14, ASM1932011v1, whole genome shotgun sequence genome harbors these coding sequences:
- the LOC136506138 gene encoding GATA transcription factor 15-like, with amino-acid sequence MDVHPANAAADSLGDLFPHQPAGLENDESNIEWLSGYVEDCFSSSTSYTNPVFARSAPAMASQGAGKPKLPPPSSSNGRRKKRSLASVMTNDDDQQYIIPLYVEPPLILIDQKHWMAESELILPKKDKDQEVCQQQGQEEKCEKGVRRLVKRCSNCLSCQTPRWRDGPSGPQMLCNACGLRLKPENRFATISEEHCGQETKKEQEPGAQRDKKKKMMKKTYVNEPLSSDQAEKRCTHCLSSKTPQWRAGPLGPKTLCNACGVRYKSGRLLPEYRPANSPTFVSCIHSNSHKKVMQMRQVVAQQQ; translated from the exons ATGGACGTGCACCCGGCGAATGCGGCCGCCGACTCCCTCGGAGACCTGTTCCCGCATCAGCCCGCCGGTTTG GAGAATGATGAGAGCAACATAGAATGGCTCTCTGGCTACGTGGAGGACTGCTTTTCGAGCTCCACATCCTACACAAATCCTGTTTTTGCAAGATCTGCTCCTGCAATGGCAAGCCAGGGTGCTGGAAAACCAAAGTTACCGCCACCTTCATCTTCCAATGGCAGGAGAAAGAAAAGGAGCCTGGCCTCTGTTATGACCAACGACGATGATCAACAATACATCATCCCATTGTATGTTGAGCCACCGCTAATCCTAATTGATCAGAAGCATTGGATGGCAGAGAGCGAGCTGATCCTccccaagaaagacaaagacCAAGAGGTTTGCCAGCAACAAGGGCAGGAAGAGAAGTGTGAGAAGGGTGTGCGGCGGCTGGTGAAGAGGTGTAGCAATTGTTTGTCATGCCAAACACCACGATGGAGGGATGGCCCGTCGGGGCCCCAGATGCTGTGCAATGCATGTGGCCTGAGGCTTAAGCCAGAGAATAGGTTTGCCACCATTTCTGAGGAGCATTGTGGCCAAGAAACCAAGAAAGAACAAGAACCAGGAGCACAGcgagataagaagaagaagatgatgaagaagacatATGTGAATGAGCCCCTGTCGTCAGATCAGGCAGAGAAGCGCTGCACCCATTGCTTGTCCTCCAAGACACCACAGTGGAGGGCCGGACCTCTGGGACCGAAGACTCTTTGCAATGCCTGTGGCGTGAGGTACAAGTCCGGCAGGCTGCTGCCGGAGTATAGACCTGCCAACAGCCCGACTTTTGTGAGTTGCATACACTCCAACTCTCACAAGAAGGTAATGCAGATGAGGCAGGTTGTTGCGCAGCAGCAGTGA